A genomic segment from Rubrobacter tropicus encodes:
- a CDS encoding DeoD-type purine-nucleoside phosphorylase translates to MSPVHVRAEPGDFAENVLLPGDPLRAKYVAENFFEGARQVTGERGMLGFTGTYKGKPVSVQTTGMGCPSASIVTEELIQLGARNLLRVGTCGGYDPDLRLGDLIVATSATAQDGTVSSITQGVSYAPAAHFDIVHAAYHAAENAGRRTSVGPIVSSDLFYDPTEKPAELWANLGVLAVEMEAAAIFTLAAMRGVRAGCLLTVSDTIGAEVVRISDEELRNAVDNMMALALDTLNALN, encoded by the coding sequence ATGAGCCCTGTTCATGTGCGCGCGGAGCCTGGAGATTTTGCCGAGAACGTTCTTCTACCGGGGGACCCGCTTCGGGCGAAGTACGTAGCCGAGAACTTTTTCGAGGGCGCGAGGCAGGTGACGGGCGAGAGGGGGATGCTCGGTTTTACCGGCACCTACAAAGGAAAGCCGGTCTCGGTCCAGACCACGGGCATGGGGTGTCCCAGCGCATCCATAGTGACGGAGGAGTTGATCCAGCTCGGGGCCAGGAACCTGCTCAGGGTCGGGACCTGCGGAGGGTACGACCCGGACCTGCGGCTGGGGGATCTGATAGTGGCCACGTCGGCCACCGCCCAGGACGGGACGGTCTCCTCCATAACCCAGGGGGTCTCCTACGCCCCGGCCGCCCACTTCGACATAGTCCACGCCGCATACCACGCCGCGGAGAACGCCGGCAGGCGCACCTCCGTCGGGCCCATCGTCTCCTCCGACCTCTTCTACGACCCGACGGAGAAGCCCGCCGAGCTCTGGGCAAACCTCGGGGTGCTCGCCGTCGAGATGGAGGCGGCGGCGATCTTCACGCTCGCGGCGATGCGGGGCGTGCGGGCCGGGTGCCTGCTGACGGTGTCTGACACCATAGGCGCCGAGGTGGTCAGGATAAGCGACGAAGAGCTTCGAAACGCCGTGGACAACATGATGGCCCTGGCGCTCGACACACTAAACGCCTTAAACTAG
- a CDS encoding nitrogenase component 1 produces the protein MTILNESGIPDVLPPLHAVNGLAERLPGAQVIVAGTRAEAHLVRSLSPAPPNGRVVFAALDPEDPPRQGQVAGLIEDSIHPGTGFVLLVCGRAASYLGVDAAFEARLASRKLDLPVEAVYPDAPYPTPGALSTDLEDHVLAALVGLCPKRRTSELLEAASPAKRGGLFGLRGRAREEATGQAHPVVLLGAALSPGSVAGLVAELARSGVEVSGVVPDAEGLPPVGEGTVVGVLDPNLAVAAGAARDRGARVVRTLLPIGVDGTARFLQDVAAEAGAGSSEVMRARSVWEELGALRNRVRGKRIFFAGDTGFEVPLARFLADAGAVVLEVGAPRLDRRFLAEELQALGSGVDVVVSPDWLGQMKRIEEARPDVVIASPGLHAPLVARGHLCRSPRDFVGAGLHGYEGARRILELLSGTFDRAEALDALSL, from the coding sequence TTGACGATCCTGAACGAATCGGGGATACCGGACGTCTTGCCGCCCCTCCACGCCGTGAACGGCCTGGCGGAGAGGCTTCCGGGTGCCCAGGTGATCGTCGCCGGCACCCGGGCCGAAGCCCACCTGGTTCGCTCCCTCTCCCCCGCTCCTCCTAACGGCCGCGTGGTCTTCGCCGCCCTCGACCCCGAAGACCCGCCCCGCCAGGGCCAGGTCGCTGGCCTGATCGAGGATTCCATCCACCCCGGCACGGGGTTCGTGCTCCTGGTCTGCGGCCGCGCGGCCTCTTACCTCGGCGTGGACGCGGCTTTCGAGGCCCGTCTCGCGTCCCGCAAGCTGGACCTGCCGGTCGAGGCGGTGTACCCGGACGCCCCGTACCCAACGCCGGGAGCCCTCTCGACAGACCTCGAAGACCACGTCCTCGCCGCCCTCGTCGGCCTGTGCCCGAAGCGCAGGACCTCCGAGCTTTTGGAGGCGGCCTCGCCGGCCAAGCGCGGCGGCCTCTTCGGTCTGCGGGGCAGGGCCAGGGAGGAGGCCACGGGGCAGGCCCATCCCGTGGTGCTTCTCGGGGCCGCCCTGTCGCCCGGCTCCGTCGCCGGGCTCGTCGCGGAGCTCGCCAGAAGCGGGGTCGAGGTCTCGGGGGTCGTGCCCGATGCCGAAGGCCTGCCCCCGGTGGGCGAGGGGACGGTCGTCGGGGTGCTCGACCCGAACCTCGCCGTGGCCGCGGGCGCCGCGCGGGACCGCGGCGCCAGGGTGGTCAGGACGCTGCTGCCCATCGGGGTCGACGGGACGGCCAGGTTCTTGCAGGACGTGGCGGCCGAGGCGGGGGCCGGGTCGAGCGAGGTCATGCGGGCGCGGTCGGTGTGGGAGGAGCTGGGGGCCCTTCGCAACCGCGTGAGGGGGAAGAGGATCTTCTTCGCCGGAGACACGGGCTTCGAGGTCCCGCTCGCCCGTTTTCTGGCCGACGCCGGGGCGGTCGTGCTGGAGGTCGGCGCCCCACGGCTCGACCGGAGGTTTCTGGCCGAGGAGCTTCAGGCCCTGGGCTCCGGGGTGGACGTGGTCGTCTCCCCCGACTGGCTGGGCCAGATGAAGCGTATCGAGGAGGCGAGGCCGGACGTCGTGATCGCGAGCCCCGGGCTGCACGCGCCGCTCGTCGCCCGCGGCCACCTGTGCCGCTCCCCGCGGGACTTCGTCGGGGCCGGCCTCCACGGTTACGAAGGCGCACGACGCATCCTGGAGCTCCTGTCGGGCACCTTCGACCGGGCCGAGGCCCTCGACGCCTTGAGCCTGTGA
- a CDS encoding nitrogenase component 1, which produces MRLLGGVYEGPGSHGILRLAASMSGVHAVLRAGPGEAYFPALYADRERDGRTAPVTLSPLHEGRRESYAPGDLARDISGVARRHPGAEAMILARSEAALLSGEPVPEVEIPDAGGRPVAQITCSWQTPGMGEMEAAELALEDLVRAHARPGLERTQHPTVNLFGPPVFGPGAAAEYDEAERLLNGVGVEVNARVPLGATVEDLRRLPRAWANVLLYREVGESATLYLQDEHGVGRVTTPMIGAAGTGAALRTAGELCELDPKFVERTVWSELSRTSKLPWYARLERPETFAGRKVAIFGDFSYPLGLGYALAREVGLDVVACGTYLTHLERDFLFHAQTFTEGGFVEDDPEEVAGRLESAHPDLIVGTELEAQAADALNVPFLPLCYPTGDRPFVEKPLMGYAGSSVLADRLDEALGGPHPPPRGRRRNRRRA; this is translated from the coding sequence GTGAGGCTCCTCGGGGGCGTCTACGAGGGACCCGGAAGCCACGGCATCCTGCGGCTGGCGGCGAGCATGAGTGGCGTTCACGCGGTATTGCGGGCAGGTCCGGGCGAGGCGTACTTTCCGGCGCTCTACGCGGATCGGGAGAGGGACGGGCGAACCGCGCCGGTCACGTTGAGCCCCCTGCACGAGGGACGCAGGGAGTCGTACGCGCCGGGGGATCTGGCCCGGGACATCTCCGGCGTCGCGCGGCGGCATCCGGGGGCGGAGGCCATGATCCTGGCCCGCTCGGAGGCCGCCCTGCTCTCCGGGGAGCCCGTCCCGGAGGTCGAGATCCCGGACGCCGGAGGTCGCCCGGTCGCCCAGATCACCTGCTCGTGGCAGACGCCCGGTATGGGCGAGATGGAGGCGGCAGAGCTGGCGCTGGAGGACCTCGTCCGGGCGCACGCCCGCCCGGGGCTGGAGCGCACCCAGCACCCCACGGTCAACCTCTTCGGGCCGCCGGTCTTCGGGCCGGGTGCTGCGGCGGAGTACGACGAGGCCGAGCGGCTCCTGAACGGAGTAGGCGTCGAGGTCAACGCGCGGGTGCCGCTCGGGGCGACGGTCGAGGACCTCCGCCGGCTCCCCCGCGCCTGGGCGAACGTGCTCCTCTACCGGGAAGTCGGCGAGTCCGCGACGCTTTATCTTCAGGACGAGCACGGCGTCGGCAGGGTGACGACGCCCATGATCGGGGCCGCGGGCACGGGCGCGGCGCTCAGAACCGCGGGCGAGCTGTGCGAGCTGGACCCGAAGTTCGTCGAGCGGACGGTCTGGTCCGAGCTCTCCCGGACCTCGAAGCTGCCCTGGTACGCGAGGCTGGAGAGGCCGGAGACCTTCGCGGGCCGCAAGGTGGCCATCTTCGGGGACTTCTCGTACCCTTTGGGTCTCGGCTACGCCCTGGCGCGGGAGGTCGGGCTGGACGTCGTCGCCTGCGGCACCTACCTCACCCACCTGGAGCGGGATTTTCTCTTCCACGCCCAGACCTTCACGGAGGGCGGGTTCGTCGAGGACGACCCCGAAGAGGTAGCCGGCAGGCTAGAGTCGGCCCACCCCGACCTGATCGTCGGCACCGAACTCGAGGCGCAGGCCGCCGACGCCCTGAACGTCCCGTTCCTCCCGCTCTGCTACCCGACCGGCGACCGCCCCTTCGTCGAGAAGCCCCTCATGGGCTACGCGGGCTCAAGCGTCCTGGCCGACAGGCTCGACGAGGCCCTGGGTGGGCCGCACCCCCCACCGAGGGGCAGGCGCCGGAACCGGCGGCGCGCCTGA
- a CDS encoding class I SAM-dependent methyltransferase → MTGLYEDLADWWPVISPPSEYVEEAALYVGMIQNAAREAGSPPVRRVLELGSGGGNNASHMKRHFGITLVEPADGMRRISHALNPECEHVKGDMRAVRLGRTFDAVFVHDAIMYMTTEDDLRSALATVAAHLAPGGVALVAPDVTAETFSETTEHGGGEAADGRRARYLEWTLPPEPGENTFEVHYAFLLREPDGTVSSAHDIHHEGLFPRGTWLRLFGEVGMTASLAPRTIEGKEYDAFLAVRETP, encoded by the coding sequence GTGACGGGGCTTTACGAGGATCTCGCCGACTGGTGGCCCGTCATCTCGCCGCCTTCCGAGTACGTCGAAGAGGCGGCGCTCTACGTGGGCATGATCCAGAACGCGGCGCGCGAGGCGGGCAGCCCCCCGGTCCGAAGGGTGCTCGAGCTCGGCAGCGGGGGCGGCAACAACGCCTCGCACATGAAGCGCCACTTCGGCATAACCCTCGTCGAGCCGGCGGACGGGATGCGCCGGATCAGCCACGCCCTCAACCCCGAGTGCGAGCACGTAAAGGGCGACATGCGCGCGGTGCGGCTCGGCCGAACTTTCGACGCGGTCTTCGTCCACGACGCGATCATGTACATGACGACCGAGGACGACCTGCGCTCGGCCCTCGCCACCGTGGCGGCCCACCTGGCGCCCGGCGGCGTGGCCCTCGTGGCGCCCGACGTGACGGCCGAGACGTTCTCCGAGACGACCGAGCACGGCGGCGGCGAGGCCGCGGACGGCCGGCGGGCGCGCTACCTGGAGTGGACGCTGCCGCCCGAGCCGGGCGAGAACACCTTCGAAGTACACTACGCGTTCCTCCTGCGCGAACCGGACGGGACCGTAAGCTCGGCGCACGACATACACCACGAAGGTCTGTTCCCACGCGGGACGTGGCTGCGCCTCTTCGGCGAGGTCGGCATGACCGCCTCGCTCGCGCCTCGAACAATCGAAGGTAAAGAGTACGACGCCTTCCTGGCGGTTCGCGAGACACCCTGA
- a CDS encoding S1C family serine protease gives MNLRKRTPYLLLLAAVATTVLLVGCSEDGQGSGRSVAAAQAPREETPTTSGIPEDEPVAQVAAAVGPSVVQINVEVSQQTPLGTQQGEGLGSGVIYREDGYIITNDHVVRGASGIEVAFADGETAPAELVGADPTSEIAVLKVNRNDLPAAPFKTDEPPIVGQLAVAIGSPAGFEATVTSGIVSAVGREFPAELTGGGNAASALSDLIQTDAAISPGNSGGALVDRDGNIIGINVAYLPPAERGAVNLGFAVPADTAVSVADQLIETGEVTTPYLGVGTADLTPEIAERFDLPVDSGALVQTVEPGSGAEAAGVRENDVITALEGTSVASYGDLFGALRDYQPGDTVGLTVVRNGNERTLDVTLGERPENP, from the coding sequence TTGAATCTCAGAAAGAGGACGCCCTATCTTCTCCTGCTCGCGGCGGTCGCGACGACGGTCCTGCTCGTTGGCTGTTCGGAGGATGGTCAGGGGTCGGGCCGGAGCGTCGCGGCGGCCCAGGCCCCCAGGGAGGAGACACCGACGACATCCGGGATACCGGAGGACGAGCCGGTGGCGCAGGTGGCGGCCGCCGTCGGGCCCAGCGTCGTGCAGATCAACGTCGAGGTCTCCCAGCAGACGCCCCTGGGCACGCAGCAGGGCGAGGGGCTGGGGAGCGGTGTGATCTACCGCGAAGACGGCTACATCATCACCAACGACCACGTGGTCAGGGGGGCCTCCGGTATCGAGGTCGCCTTCGCCGACGGCGAGACGGCCCCGGCCGAGCTTGTCGGCGCCGACCCGACGAGCGAGATCGCGGTCCTCAAAGTGAACCGTAACGACCTGCCGGCCGCACCGTTCAAGACGGACGAGCCGCCCATCGTGGGCCAGCTCGCCGTCGCCATCGGCAGCCCGGCCGGCTTCGAGGCGACCGTGACCTCGGGCATCGTAAGCGCCGTCGGGCGCGAGTTCCCGGCCGAGTTGACGGGCGGCGGAAACGCGGCGAGCGCGCTCTCCGACCTGATCCAGACCGACGCCGCCATCTCCCCGGGCAACTCCGGCGGCGCCCTTGTCGACCGCGACGGCAACATCATAGGCATCAACGTCGCCTACCTCCCGCCCGCGGAGAGGGGGGCCGTGAACCTCGGGTTCGCCGTCCCCGCCGACACGGCCGTCTCCGTCGCCGACCAGCTCATAGAGACGGGCGAGGTGACCACCCCGTACCTGGGCGTAGGCACGGCCGACCTCACCCCCGAGATCGCCGAGCGCTTCGACCTCCCCGTGGACTCGGGCGCGCTGGTCCAGACGGTCGAACCGGGCAGCGGCGCCGAGGCGGCCGGGGTGCGCGAGAACGACGTCATCACGGCCCTCGAAGGGACCAGCGTGGCCAGCTACGGCGACCTGTTCGGCGCCCTGCGCGACTACCAGCCGGGAGACACGGTCGGCCTGACCGTCGTCCGTAACGGTAACGAGAGGACCCTGGACGTAACCCTCGGCGAACGCCCGGAGAACCCGTGA
- a CDS encoding cation diffusion facilitator family transporter: protein MGHDHSHAGHAHSHGAGAGKRALTFVFMLTTAFLVLEVAGGFLTGSLALLADAGHMASDAVSLGLALFAVWLAERPATPKRSFGYKRAEILAALANGVTLVAVSVWIFVEAFRRLQDPEPILGGWMMAVAVVGLVVNVAGAFVLSRSGGESLNVEGALRHVLADLLGSVGVIVAAGIILLTGWRYADPLVSAVIGALVLASSWKLLRDSTNILLEATPKGVDAEQVGRRMASTPGVEEVHDLHIWTITSGFPALAAHVLVGRDENCHARRRDLEAVLARDFGIEHTTLQVDHAGDHHASLQALRFPARKD, encoded by the coding sequence ATGGGCCACGACCACTCCCACGCGGGACACGCGCACTCCCACGGCGCTGGGGCAGGCAAGCGCGCGCTGACGTTCGTCTTCATGTTGACGACGGCGTTCCTGGTACTGGAGGTCGCCGGCGGGTTCCTGACCGGCTCGCTCGCGCTGCTGGCCGACGCCGGGCACATGGCCTCGGACGCCGTCTCCTTGGGGTTGGCGCTCTTCGCCGTCTGGCTCGCGGAGCGGCCGGCGACCCCGAAGAGGAGCTTCGGGTACAAGCGGGCCGAGATCCTGGCGGCCCTCGCCAACGGGGTGACGCTGGTCGCGGTCTCCGTCTGGATCTTCGTGGAGGCCTTCCGGCGCTTGCAGGACCCCGAGCCCATCCTCGGCGGCTGGATGATGGCCGTGGCCGTCGTCGGCCTCGTCGTCAACGTCGCCGGCGCCTTTGTGCTCTCCCGCTCGGGCGGCGAGAGCCTCAACGTCGAGGGCGCTTTGCGCCACGTCCTGGCCGACCTTCTCGGGTCCGTAGGCGTCATCGTCGCGGCCGGTATCATCCTGCTCACCGGCTGGCGCTACGCCGACCCGCTCGTGAGCGCCGTGATCGGGGCCCTGGTTCTGGCGAGCTCCTGGAAGCTTCTCCGGGACTCGACCAACATCCTCCTCGAAGCGACCCCGAAGGGCGTGGACGCGGAACAGGTGGGCCGCAGGATGGCCTCGACCCCGGGCGTGGAAGAGGTCCACGACCTCCACATCTGGACCATAACCTCCGGATTCCCCGCGCTCGCCGCCCACGTGCTCGTCGGACGGGACGAGAACTGCCACGCCCGCCGCCGCGACCTCGAAGCCGTCCTGGCCCGCGACTTCGGCATCGAGCACACCACCCTCCAGGTAGACCACGCCGGCGACCACCACGCCTCCCTCCAGGCCCTCCGCTTCCCGGCCCGGAAGGATTAG
- a CDS encoding YkvA family protein — MGRFERLKRWAKKLKAELYALYLAYRDPRTPLHARIFAAVVVAYAFSPIDLIPDPIPVLGYLDDLILVPLGIALAVRMIPPAVLTECRSRAREAALKANPKSTAAAIVVVGIWLLLAALAVYLTARFVGL; from the coding sequence GTGGGCCGTTTCGAGCGGCTGAAGCGGTGGGCAAAGAAGCTCAAGGCCGAGCTGTACGCGCTTTATCTGGCTTACAGAGATCCCAGGACGCCCCTCCACGCCAGGATCTTCGCGGCCGTGGTCGTGGCGTACGCGTTCAGCCCTATAGACCTGATCCCGGACCCGATCCCGGTCCTCGGCTACCTGGACGACCTGATCCTGGTCCCCCTGGGCATCGCCCTGGCAGTCCGTATGATCCCACCCGCCGTCCTGACGGAGTGCCGATCAAGAGCCCGCGAAGCCGCGCTCAAGGCGAACCCCAAAAGCACCGCGGCCGCCATCGTCGTCGTGGGAATCTGGCTGCTCCTGGCAGCACTGGCCGTCTACCTCACCGCAAGGTTCGTAGGTCTCTAA
- a CDS encoding DUF3105 domain-containing protein has product MGNKRSGQVRTASSSDGSRRTYIIVGAVVLAFIAGFIALVVIDSRQQSASTPPGEVETYDVGPANQHTDGNVDYDQTPPTGGEHNPVWQNEGFYDAPVRDENAVHTLEHGAVWITYDPNLPQDQKDQIRELVEGQTCMLASPHPDLPAPVVASAWGKQLTLESADSPDLERFVRAYRQGPQTQEPGATCSGGTGDTV; this is encoded by the coding sequence TTGGGTAACAAGAGAAGTGGTCAGGTCAGGACGGCGTCCTCCTCGGACGGTTCGAGGAGGACCTACATCATCGTCGGCGCGGTAGTTCTGGCCTTCATCGCCGGGTTCATAGCGCTGGTCGTGATCGACTCGCGCCAGCAGTCGGCGAGCACGCCCCCCGGCGAGGTCGAGACCTACGACGTGGGGCCCGCCAACCAGCACACCGACGGGAACGTGGACTACGACCAGACCCCGCCGACCGGCGGCGAGCACAACCCCGTCTGGCAGAACGAGGGGTTCTACGACGCGCCCGTCAGGGACGAGAACGCGGTGCACACTTTGGAGCACGGGGCGGTCTGGATCACCTACGACCCCAACCTCCCGCAGGACCAGAAGGACCAGATCCGCGAACTCGTCGAGGGCCAGACCTGCATGCTCGCGAGCCCCCACCCCGACCTGCCGGCCCCCGTCGTCGCCTCGGCCTGGGGCAAGCAACTGACCCTGGAGAGCGCCGACAGCCCGGACCTCGAAAGGTTCGTCCGGGCCTACCGCCAGGGCCCGCAGACCCAGGAGCCAGGCGCCACCTGCTCCGGCGGCACCGGCGACACCGTCTAG
- a CDS encoding DUF305 domain-containing protein gives MPSKRSQNTGPLLFALAAAVVLLVALSLWLYLSGQQPEDGSAEAGFARDMSVHHAQAVEMAEIVRDKTASEEVRLMAADMALAQQGQIGRMQGWLDAWGLSPTGTQPAMSWMGHPTEGRMPGMASPEEIERLQNASPEEADKLFFRLMIPHHQAAVPMAEAAMERTDRPEVDNLAGAIVAAQEGEIEIMKDMLRERGANAPLGSHDDGHSH, from the coding sequence ATGCCCTCCAAGAGATCCCAGAACACGGGGCCCCTGCTCTTCGCCCTCGCCGCGGCCGTGGTGCTCCTCGTGGCCCTGTCGCTCTGGCTCTACCTCTCGGGTCAACAGCCGGAAGACGGCTCGGCGGAGGCCGGGTTCGCGAGGGACATGTCCGTGCACCACGCGCAGGCCGTCGAGATGGCCGAGATCGTGCGGGACAAGACCGCGAGCGAAGAGGTGCGGCTCATGGCCGCCGACATGGCTCTCGCGCAGCAAGGTCAGATCGGGCGCATGCAAGGCTGGCTCGACGCCTGGGGCCTCTCCCCCACCGGCACGCAACCCGCGATGTCGTGGATGGGCCACCCGACTGAGGGCAGGATGCCGGGCATGGCCTCGCCCGAAGAGATAGAGCGCCTGCAGAACGCGTCCCCCGAAGAAGCCGACAAGCTCTTTTTCCGGCTCATGATCCCGCACCATCAGGCCGCCGTCCCGATGGCCGAGGCCGCCATGGAGCGGACCGACCGGCCCGAAGTGGACAACCTCGCCGGCGCCATCGTCGCGGCGCAAGAAGGCGAGATAGAGATAATGAAAGACATGCTGAGAGAGCGCGGCGCCAACGCCCCGTTAGGCTCCCACGACGACGGACACTCCCACTGA
- a CDS encoding response regulator produces MSEPITVLLVDDHALVRQGVRAFLETQDDITVVAEAGGGEEAVKLAAQHAPDVALMDLIMPGMDGVEATRRLTASSPRTNVVMLTSYHDDEHVFPAIRAGALSYVLKEIGPEELADAVRKAAAGETILHPRVAARVVRELHGARRDEPNVFHELSDRELEVLKLIADGMSNAQIAGRLYVSEKTVKSHVSNILGKLHLVDRTQAAVYAWRQGVVRRD; encoded by the coding sequence GTGAGCGAGCCCATAACGGTCCTGCTGGTGGACGACCACGCGCTCGTGCGCCAGGGCGTGAGGGCGTTTCTGGAGACGCAGGACGACATAACCGTCGTCGCCGAGGCGGGGGGCGGGGAAGAGGCGGTGAAGCTAGCCGCCCAGCACGCGCCCGACGTCGCCCTGATGGACCTGATCATGCCCGGCATGGACGGCGTGGAGGCTACGCGGCGGCTGACCGCCTCCTCGCCGCGCACCAACGTCGTCATGCTCACCAGCTACCACGACGACGAGCACGTCTTCCCGGCCATCAGGGCGGGCGCCCTCTCCTACGTGCTCAAGGAGATAGGACCGGAAGAGCTCGCGGACGCCGTCCGCAAGGCCGCCGCCGGGGAGACCATCCTACATCCGCGCGTCGCGGCCCGCGTCGTGCGCGAGCTCCACGGCGCCCGCCGCGACGAGCCCAACGTCTTCCACGAGCTCTCCGACAGGGAACTCGAAGTCCTAAAGCTCATAGCCGACGGCATGAGCAACGCCCAGATAGCAGGCCGCCTGTACGTGAGCGAGAAGACCGTCAAGAGCCACGTCTCGAACATCCTCGGCAAGCTGCACCTCGTCGACCGTACCCAGGCCGCCGTCTACGCCTGGCGCCAGGGCGTCGTGCGCCGCGATTAG
- a CDS encoding ATP-binding protein: MKMGIFSLRRLRWKLALSYTLVAVVTLLAVELFIASGLTAFLSSELLPRSIVTIARDNFAPRLEPHLDGKTPDVRGLREELDLISQTTPEPPGPAGSRLENGTSDVGAGIDRGVVFVVDEDGKLLVSDPTIPAFPEGERFDAGRVEGLEPILNAALRGEESSDALSDRRPSGRLLMAVPVEGDDGRVNGVLVGAFRMPSVAGALLITVGAGAVLLLIPAGLLGLIFGFFTAWGITRRIGRLAHAARAWSRGDFSVTAKDRSKDELGQLSRELNQMAADLENLLQARGELATLEARNRFARDLHDSVKQQVFATSLQIAAARALIRKDTESAESHLGQADDLVRQAQKELNILIAEMRPAALEGKGLTGALRDYATRWSEGAEIPAEFRVRGEREAPLEVEQALFRVAQESLANVARHSGAGRAEVDLSYTARELTLLVSDNGRGFDPSQGSGGGFGLQSMRERLVKLGGRITVDSAPGKGTRVTAVCPFEDPSKKERRS; encoded by the coding sequence ATGAAGATGGGTATCTTCTCGCTGCGGCGGCTGCGCTGGAAGTTGGCGTTGAGTTACACGCTGGTCGCCGTCGTGACGCTGCTCGCCGTAGAGTTGTTCATCGCCAGCGGCCTCACGGCCTTCCTGAGCTCCGAGCTGTTGCCGAGGTCGATCGTAACCATCGCGAGGGACAACTTCGCGCCGAGGCTCGAGCCGCACCTCGACGGGAAGACGCCCGACGTCCGGGGCCTGCGTGAGGAGTTGGACCTTATCTCCCAGACGACGCCGGAACCGCCGGGTCCGGCGGGCAGCCGATTGGAGAACGGCACTTCCGACGTCGGCGCCGGCATAGACCGGGGCGTCGTGTTCGTGGTTGACGAGGATGGGAAACTTCTCGTCTCCGACCCGACGATTCCGGCGTTCCCGGAAGGGGAGCGCTTCGATGCCGGGCGCGTTGAGGGGCTGGAGCCGATCCTGAACGCCGCCCTGCGGGGCGAGGAGAGCTCGGATGCGTTGTCGGACCGCCGGCCCTCCGGCAGGCTGCTCATGGCCGTCCCCGTCGAAGGCGATGACGGCCGCGTGAACGGTGTGCTCGTCGGCGCGTTCAGGATGCCAAGCGTCGCCGGGGCGTTGCTCATCACGGTGGGCGCCGGGGCCGTGCTGCTGCTGATACCGGCCGGCCTTCTGGGCCTCATCTTCGGCTTCTTTACGGCGTGGGGGATCACGCGCCGCATAGGCAGGCTCGCCCACGCCGCGCGAGCCTGGAGCCGCGGCGACTTCTCCGTGACCGCCAAAGACCGCTCCAAGGACGAGCTCGGCCAACTCTCGCGCGAGCTCAACCAGATGGCCGCGGACCTCGAGAACCTGCTGCAGGCCCGCGGGGAGCTCGCCACTCTAGAGGCCCGCAACCGCTTCGCGCGCGATCTGCACGACTCCGTAAAGCAGCAGGTCTTCGCCACTTCGCTCCAGATAGCCGCCGCCCGGGCCTTAATCCGGAAAGACACCGAATCGGCCGAGTCCCACCTCGGCCAGGCCGACGACCTGGTCCGCCAGGCCCAGAAGGAACTCAACATCCTGATAGCCGAGATGCGGCCCGCCGCCCTGGAAGGAAAGGGCCTCACGGGCGCCCTGCGCGACTACGCGACCCGCTGGTCCGAGGGGGCCGAGATCCCGGCGGAGTTCCGCGTCCGCGGCGAGCGGGAGGCGCCGCTCGAAGTGGAGCAGGCCCTCTTCCGCGTCGCCCAGGAGTCTCTGGCGAACGTCGCCCGCCACAGCGGAGCCGGGAGGGCGGAGGTAGACCTCTCCTACACGGCGAGAGAGCTAACCCTTCTCGTCTCCGACAACGGGCGGGGCTTCGACCCTTCACAAGGCTCCGGCGGGGGATTCGGCCTCCAGAGCATGCGCGAGCGGCTCGTAAAGCTCGGCGGCCGCATCACCGTAGACAGTGCTCCGGGCAAAGGGACGCGCGTAACGGCTGTCTGTCCGTTCGAGGACCCATCAAAGAAAGAGAGAAGATCGTGA
- a CDS encoding RDD family protein, which yields MTGVTYGASVRPDTRVIGRRVLATIIDVVLLGLLASLFTAPGALIDGWGNGQFSDAASGVLFSFGGLAALLVYFAYFTIMEGRYGQTLGKMALGIKVIRESDGRAPGTRAAVLRTLLRIVDGIGSYLVAFVVALVSDKNQRLGDMVAKTLVVRA from the coding sequence ATGACAGGGGTAACTTATGGTGCATCGGTCCGGCCTGACACGCGGGTGATCGGCCGGAGGGTGCTGGCGACGATAATAGACGTGGTGTTGCTCGGCCTCCTGGCGAGCCTGTTCACCGCGCCGGGCGCCCTGATCGACGGCTGGGGCAACGGGCAGTTCTCTGACGCCGCCTCGGGCGTGCTCTTCTCCTTCGGGGGCCTCGCCGCCCTGCTCGTCTATTTCGCGTACTTCACGATCATGGAGGGCCGCTACGGCCAGACTCTGGGCAAGATGGCCCTCGGCATCAAGGTCATCCGCGAGAGCGACGGCCGGGCGCCGGGAACCCGGGCGGCCGTCCTGCGCACCCTCTTGAGGATCGTGGACGGCATCGGTTCCTACCTCGTCGCCTTCGTGGTCGCCCTGGTCTCGGACAAGAACCAGCGCCTCGGCGACATGGTCGCGAAGACGCTGGTGGTCCGCGCGTAA